Genomic window (Phacochoerus africanus isolate WHEZ1 chromosome 1, ROS_Pafr_v1, whole genome shotgun sequence):
ACTCCCTCCTCCCTGAGAGCTGGGCTGATGGTCAAGGGCTAGGCCTAGCAGAGAACCAGCCCCAACAGCAGGGCCTGAGGAGTGTAGGCCAAATGTCCATAGGGGGCAGGGTGCAGGGTGCAGGGTGCAGGTGAGAAGACTGGGTGGAAGGGGCCAGAAGTATTCGGTGGCTGAACTTTGCCTGCTGGAATAGAAGTCCCAAGCGTACTCTCCAGGTAGTACTCACAGGCAGCCTTGGGAGAAGGCAAGAGGGTTTGGGCTGCAGAGCTTCACAGTAGGTCAAGGGCAGTGGCACCCACCTAGCTGCTGTCCACCTAAGGCTGGGCTTTGTAGGTCCAGGGGGCTCAGGCTCTGACCACATTATGGGATTAGCTGACACTGCTGGGGGCAGAAAAACTGTTCCAGACCCCTCTGAGGTCACACTTTCACCTCAGGTATGCGAGATGGGTCAAATCCCGAGTGAAGCATCCCAAGGCCTTCCAATTCCAAGGGTCCCCACTTATTAACGCAGAGAACAAGCTACTCTCCATCTTAAGGGGGCCTGCAGTAAGGGCTGTGTGAATACACTGCCACCTGCTGGTTATGGCTGGGTTTGCAGCAGGCTAGGCTCAGGCTCACTCTGACCCTTGCTGGAGATGGAGGTGACCAGAATCCTGGGCCCACACCTACCTACTAATAAGCCCAACTGGTGGTCTAGACACTATGTATCACAGCCTCAGAGGATGCCACTCTTGTATGCAGGGTCTACAAACAATTTTATTGAACAAACAACACAACAGCCTCCCTAGATTGAGGGCTACCCTCCCCAAGCCATTTCTCACACTCTTAAAGCACAGAGTTCGCACAGtaaggatttaaaaacaaaaaacagtgatttCTATGTAGAAATCAGACTCTGCTCCAACAATATCATGGACTAGACTATTTACAAGCTTTCACATTTTAAGTATTCCTTTTATGGTTCTCTCCTTTCTGTCCCTATCCAGGGGTTCCAGTACTTTCTCTTGACTGATCCTGAAGAGATGGGTATACTGtaggggaaggggaggtgggcTCCTCAGAGCTACTGGCACCAGCGCTCAGGTGCTGTCCCTTACACAGGGCACTGGATGTGTAAGGGCAAGGGAGATTAGACAGAGTAGGTGGGATAGGGCAACTCCCGACAGGCACAGGCATCCAGAGCCCTTCCTGATCCCCATCCTATGCCCTCTCAATTGGTGGTGCAGTGTGTGTCTGTGGGGGGGGACACAACTAGTTGTAGTGGGGAGAGATCAGCTTCACCCTGGGTCGAGGGAGATGCCTCCCACACCAGTCCTAACTCTTATTAACAGCCAGCAAACTGTCCATCCATTTGGGGGTGGGAACAGATGGGCAGGTAGGCAGGAAAGATCAGGCTTGCGCTGCCCTTAGCCTCTGTCCAACACAGGAGGAATCGAGGTAGCAAACGGCTGAAATGCTCCAACGAGAGGGTAAAGGAAGTGAGGgaaaggaagttcccactgtgtaCAGCTCCCACAGCCCTGGGGCTGGAAGAAGGCAGACCTTGCTTGTAAAGTGCTGTAGCCTCTATCAGGGCTGGGCCCTAGGCAAGCGTGGAAGAAGGCAGGCCAGGCAAGGGCACAGGAACCTGGCCTTCCTGACCAGCATATGCCCTGCCATGCTCCTCGTAGGGATTGCTGGGAAAGGTGGGCTGCTAACTTCGCCATCAGCCCTCGCCAGCCATCAGCCACTTCTTGTCCATATGCAAACCAACACCCAACCAACATTGTAGGACTACCCTGCTCACAGCTGAAGGTTCCAGGCCAGTGGAGTTTATTCAGGGTTGTGGCCCCAGCCTAGGTTCCTCAATGGAAGCCACACCTTGTGCCTGGGGGTTTCttgctggggcagggggtgtttATGCCTGCCACCTCCCAGGCTCACACCTCATAGAGGATCACAGGGAAATCCACGTGGATGCGGGGGGGATCCAGCTTCACGATGCCCTGCCATGGAAACAGAGGCTAGTGAAGGCCAGCTCAGGGCCCCtactccaggaagccttcttgtTCCTCCCAGCTCCGCCCCCAAGAGCCCCCACCATGACAGCAGACCCCATCTGGGTCTACCTCCACACACTCAACACAGGCTCTGTGACCACTGCCCAGCCCCTCACCTGAGGAATCAGGTTCTTATGCACCCGCCTCAGCTTGGCCCGCTTCTGCCCGTTCTTGGTGATGATTGTCTCCTCATAGAACTCGTGAGCCAGATCCCCATCCTCGTCATAGAACATGGAGCTGTGTAGAGGGAGAGGGGAACAGGCTGGGCTGAAGTCCCACACCTAGTCATGGCAAATGCCACAGACCACAGGGAAGAGCGCCCTCACCCAAATGCAGAGGAAAAACTTtggtgggaggaagagaggatAATATGCCTGGAGAATCCCTTGCTTAGGGTCTGGGGTCTACTAGAAGGAAGTGGGGTGGTGGCCAGTCCTACTCTGTCAGACCCTGAAAAGAGAGACCATACCAAAACATCACTGGCTTGTTCAGCAAGAGTAGCCCTTACATCAGGCTCTTGTCTTCACCCAGGACTTCTAAAGTGAGCAGGATGGTGGCCTGGGCATGTTGGTGTCACTCCAGAAGACACTGCTGGCCCAGGACCAAAGCCTGAGATAGCAGATGCCTGAGCTAAGAGGAAGCCTAAAGAGGAAAAGGCTGCATATTCCCCCACCCAGGTGGCTGATGCAGCCACTGTTGGGATCCccctagtatctttttttttttttttttttaagggccgcacccgcagcatatggaagttcctgggctacgggtcgaatccaagctgcagctgtgggcctacaccaaagccacagcagatccccaacccactgagcaaggccagggatcaagccagcgTCCTtgtagttactagtcagattggttcccactgagccacaaggggaactcccctcctaGTATCTAAAGACAAATCTAAACTAGCATCATCTGAGTGCCAGTCCCCAGGTGCGAGTCAGGGACAGGCCAATCTAGAGCTCCTGTCTAGACCCCCTAGGGGAGGGGAGAAGTCAGTGTTCCAGGTATGGGAAACATACCTGGTTGAGGGTCTTTTCCCAGGGCCCCATCCCCAATGCTAGGGCCCAGTCCTGCTTTCCCGGCCATTACCCAGAGATCCAACCCCACCACAGTGGGAAacggaaaaaagacaaaacagagggTCATTCTCCTCTAGGAAGAATTAGAGGTGAGGGAGGATAGGAGCCTTCAGCTTGTAGGCTGGAACGGAAGGAATAAAAGTGGCTCTGAAGTCTCTAAGAAGAAATCCCTATCTTAGGTTCACTGTGCGGAGGGCATGCCCAGGGACAAGCCTCAGGCCCGCTCTTCTCCTCGAGAGACCTTCAGAGCAGCCAGACCGCTGGGAACCTACTACTCCGTTTCTCCGACCCCTTGTTCCTATGGGGACCGGAAATAAGAAAATCATCCTGACTCGGGTGTAGGGGTTACAGCGGCGGGAGCGCCCCATGACGCGGGGCGCCCGGCCGCCCGTCTGTCTTCCCGGGGGCGGAACCCCGCGCCCTTACCCGCGGCGCGTGAATACGAAGGGGGGCACGACTCGGCCCCGCGGTCGCACCAAAGCTTGCTCAGCGACCGCCGCCTCCGGgccgccgccccccgccgccgAGGCGAAGGGCCACAGGCCCCGAGCTTTGGAGCCGCTGGCGCCCATGTCAGGGCCACCGATGCATGGCGGGGTCCGCGGCCGCTTAGCTCTTACAGGGCCGACAGCACCGCCATGCCCTGCCTCAGCCTCCGCTCGCaggtgccgccgccgccgccgccgccaccttCTTCAGGCTCCGCTGTCTCCA
Coding sequences:
- the TUSC2 gene encoding tumor suppressor candidate 2; its protein translation is MGASGSKARGLWPFASAAGGGGPEAAVAEQALVRPRGRVVPPFVFTRRGSMFYDEDGDLAHEFYEETIITKNGQKRAKLRRVHKNLIPQGIVKLDPPRIHVDFPVILYEV